In Amycolatopsis sp. EV170708-02-1, the following are encoded in one genomic region:
- a CDS encoding cysteine dioxygenase family protein: MFAVPDNTLVIPENPALRHPVRVALEFAADRDRWRHLLRYDPDERFSALVDADELQEIWLMSWLPGQHTDLHDHEFAAGAFTVVSGKLSETVARRAVDGRAVTELHSLSEGQSRVFGPGYVHEVRNDSPDPAVSVHVYRHRPRAMRPYHLDPVTGPIRD, from the coding sequence ATGTTCGCCGTCCCGGACAACACGCTCGTCATTCCCGAAAACCCCGCCCTGCGCCACCCGGTGCGCGTCGCGCTCGAGTTCGCCGCGGACCGTGACCGCTGGCGGCACCTGCTGCGTTACGACCCCGACGAGCGCTTCTCGGCCCTCGTCGACGCCGACGAACTGCAGGAGATCTGGTTGATGAGCTGGCTGCCGGGCCAGCACACCGACCTGCATGACCACGAATTCGCCGCGGGCGCGTTCACCGTCGTCAGCGGGAAGCTGAGCGAGACCGTCGCCCGGCGAGCGGTGGACGGCCGGGCCGTGACCGAGCTGCACTCGCTGTCGGAAGGGCAGTCCCGCGTCTTCGGCCCCGGCTACGTCCACGAGGTGCGCAACGACAGCCCGGATCCCGCCGTCAGCGTGCACGTCTACCGGCACCGGCCCCGCGCCATGCGGCCGTACCACCTGGACCCCGTCACGGGCCCGATCCGCGACTGA
- a CDS encoding VOC family protein, with translation MTSVVQNFFFDCADAYELGRFWSGVVGKPMADDDQPGDPEAIIEMDNGVTLFFGQVPEPKTVKNRIHLCLTPDIPRDEEVERLLKLGATLLHDRRNPDGTGWAVLGDPEGNEFCVLRSAAEKAATS, from the coding sequence ATGACCTCTGTCGTACAGAACTTCTTCTTCGACTGCGCCGACGCCTACGAACTGGGCCGGTTTTGGAGCGGTGTCGTCGGCAAACCGATGGCGGACGACGACCAGCCCGGCGATCCCGAGGCGATCATCGAGATGGACAACGGTGTCACGCTGTTCTTCGGGCAGGTCCCGGAGCCGAAGACGGTGAAGAACCGGATCCACCTCTGTCTCACGCCGGACATCCCGCGCGACGAGGAGGTGGAGCGCCTGCTGAAGCTCGGCGCGACCCTCCTGCACGACCGGCGCAATCCGGACGGCACCGGCTGGGCCGTCCTCGGAGACCCCGAGGGCAACGAATTCTGCGTGCTGCGCAGCGCCGCCGAGAAGGCCGCGACTTCGTGA
- a CDS encoding asparaginase has protein sequence MSVSPEKRPLVAVAALGGTISMVPGDGEDHAVPRLTAADLLGDLGENLEMDVRAETLAGISSASMDFATLIRTRDWAARAVDEGAEGVVVIQGTDTLEETAYFFELTWASEAPIVITGAMRNPSLPSADGAGNILAALTVAADPRSRGRGSLVAFNDDVHAARWVRKTHSSHVEAFSSAPAGPLALVSEGLVHYFHPAAARPAALPLENADFSGLVPIVESGVEDTGELLETLVKAGVKGVVLAANGAGHVSAGTADVIERVLPEVPIVVAGRTGAGPTFRGTYGFRGSESDLIAMGATMAGWLDPRKSRLLLHTLLATGASRERVEAEFRLRGDLA, from the coding sequence ATGAGCGTCTCCCCTGAGAAGCGGCCTCTGGTCGCCGTCGCCGCCCTGGGCGGCACCATCTCCATGGTCCCCGGTGACGGCGAAGACCACGCCGTCCCCCGGCTCACCGCCGCCGACCTGCTCGGCGACCTGGGCGAGAACCTCGAGATGGACGTCCGCGCGGAGACGCTGGCGGGGATTTCCAGCGCCTCGATGGACTTCGCGACCCTGATCCGGACACGGGACTGGGCCGCCCGGGCCGTCGACGAAGGCGCTGAAGGCGTCGTCGTGATCCAGGGCACGGACACGCTCGAAGAGACCGCGTACTTCTTCGAGCTGACGTGGGCGTCCGAGGCGCCGATCGTGATCACCGGTGCGATGCGCAACCCCAGCCTGCCCAGCGCCGACGGCGCGGGGAACATCCTCGCCGCGCTGACCGTCGCCGCCGATCCCCGCAGCCGGGGACGCGGCTCGCTGGTCGCGTTCAACGACGACGTCCACGCCGCACGCTGGGTCCGGAAGACGCATTCGAGCCATGTCGAGGCGTTCTCCTCGGCTCCCGCCGGCCCGCTCGCGCTGGTCAGCGAGGGTTTGGTGCACTACTTCCACCCGGCGGCCGCCCGCCCGGCGGCGCTGCCGCTGGAGAACGCGGACTTCTCCGGGCTGGTGCCGATCGTCGAGAGCGGCGTCGAGGACACCGGCGAACTCCTGGAAACGCTGGTCAAGGCCGGGGTCAAGGGAGTGGTGCTCGCCGCGAACGGCGCCGGGCACGTTTCGGCGGGAACCGCCGACGTGATCGAGCGGGTCCTGCCGGAGGTGCCGATCGTGGTCGCCGGCCGCACCGGGGCCGGGCCGACGTTCCGCGGCACCTACGGCTTCCGGGGCTCGGAGTCGGATCTGATCGCCATGGGCGCGACGATGGCTGGCTGGCTGGACCCGCGCAAATCCCGGCTCCTGCTGCACACCCTGCTCGCGACCGGCGCCTCCCGTGAGCGCGTCGAAGCCGAATTCCGCCTGCGCGGCGACCTCGCCTGA
- a CDS encoding ferric reductase-like transmembrane domain-containing protein, which produces MTQTAVRPRPAIRPRIAARAGLFLFLGANVAAVTALFFAAGPSDNVLISIGRLAGLYGALTMAFQLLLVARLPWLDRRLGMDRLTGWHRWTGFGLLWTLLAHFVFIVFGYAQVEDNGVVDEFVTMVTKLEGILRAVVAFALILLVGAVSARFARRRLAYETWHFIHLYTYAAVVLAFTHQIALGGSFASSPGAQVYWWAVWGVALGSVVAGRVVLPLARNLRHRLKVVAVVPESRDVVSVYISGRDLDKMPARAGQFFLWRFMTRDRWWQANPFSLSAAPDGRTLRLTAKAAGDGSASLRSLKVGTRVFAEGPYGAFTTMHQRKPDALLVAGGVGITPIRALLEEICGHVVVLYRVRDQRDAILLPELIGLARARGAVVRVLSGPSDQAGPVLGAPNLRRLVPDIAERDVFVCGPPGMTSATLRSLRELRVPSGQVHAERFSLAA; this is translated from the coding sequence ATGACGCAGACCGCCGTGAGACCGCGCCCGGCGATCCGCCCCAGGATCGCCGCGCGCGCCGGGCTCTTCCTCTTCCTCGGGGCCAACGTGGCCGCCGTGACCGCGCTCTTCTTCGCCGCCGGGCCGTCGGACAACGTGCTCATCAGCATCGGCAGGCTCGCCGGGCTGTACGGGGCCCTGACGATGGCGTTCCAGCTGCTGCTGGTCGCCCGGCTTCCCTGGCTCGACCGCCGCCTCGGCATGGACCGGCTCACCGGCTGGCACCGCTGGACCGGGTTCGGCCTGCTGTGGACGCTGCTCGCCCACTTCGTGTTCATCGTCTTCGGCTACGCGCAGGTCGAGGACAACGGCGTGGTGGACGAGTTCGTCACGATGGTGACCAAACTGGAGGGGATCCTGCGCGCGGTCGTCGCGTTCGCGCTGATCCTGCTCGTCGGCGCGGTTTCCGCCCGGTTCGCCCGGCGGCGGCTGGCGTACGAGACCTGGCACTTCATCCACCTCTACACCTACGCCGCGGTCGTGCTGGCGTTCACGCATCAAATCGCGCTGGGCGGATCGTTCGCGTCTTCACCGGGGGCCCAGGTCTACTGGTGGGCGGTGTGGGGTGTCGCGCTCGGCTCCGTCGTCGCCGGCCGGGTGGTGCTGCCGCTGGCCCGGAATCTGCGGCACCGGTTGAAGGTCGTCGCCGTGGTGCCCGAATCCCGCGACGTCGTCTCGGTGTACATCTCCGGCAGGGATCTCGACAAGATGCCCGCGCGGGCGGGCCAGTTCTTCCTGTGGCGCTTCATGACCCGGGACCGTTGGTGGCAGGCGAATCCGTTCTCCCTCTCCGCCGCGCCGGACGGCCGCACCCTGCGCCTGACCGCGAAGGCCGCCGGTGACGGCAGCGCGTCCCTGCGGTCGCTCAAGGTCGGCACCCGGGTGTTCGCGGAAGGCCCGTACGGTGCGTTCACCACGATGCACCAACGGAAACCGGACGCGCTGCTGGTCGCGGGCGGCGTCGGGATCACCCCGATCCGCGCGCTGCTGGAGGAGATCTGCGGGCACGTCGTGGTGCTCTACCGCGTGCGCGACCAACGCGACGCCATCCTGCTGCCGGAGCTGATCGGCTTGGCACGGGCGCGCGGCGCGGTCGTCCGAGTCCTCAGTGGACCGTCCGATCAGGCCGGTCCGGTCCTCGGCGCGCCCAATCTGCGGCGGCTGGTGCCGGACATCGCGGAGCGGGACGTCTTCGTCTGCGGCCCGCCCGGGATGACCTCGGCGACGCTGCGCAGCCTGCGGGAGCTGCGGGTGCCGAGCGGCCAGGTCCATGCCGAACGTTTCAGCCTCGCCGCCTGA
- a CDS encoding cell wall metabolism sensor histidine kinase WalK — translation MRMLRRWYDAWRRSRLGTRLALGLGALALVVFAVVGTVMVGIMKGYLNDRLDEQLAKTQISQVPSLRTTHGGKPQQAYGWFSAVFAVQNGDALPQAGGSLPPDTKALAKVAEDATRTEVLRTVYIEDKGTYRVRACPIEPAQNIVLVSAAPQADLDRTVSQLIMVEVVAFLLALAVLVIAGRLVLRRGLRPLSDMAGTAHDIASHDLTTNADLPVRAQASGGGAEVEELRTAFNVMLAHLDSSLVARREANERLRRFIADASHELRTPLTSIRGYAELFRYAAANEPAEREAHLSKIREETQRMSVLVDDLLLLARLDAPETEAPLRLVGVDVAELITDAGEAFAAGRPEHPLSIGALPEGVVLQADPVRLRQVLDNLLANAAVHTPPGTPVTLSATASDSEVVLRVSDAGPGIPPDARERIFDRFYRVDTARTRGNGGTGLGLSVVLSLVSAHGGTIEVESVPGATTFTVRLPRHRS, via the coding sequence ATGAGGATGTTGCGCCGGTGGTACGACGCGTGGCGCCGGTCGAGGCTCGGGACCCGGCTGGCGCTCGGGCTCGGCGCGCTGGCACTGGTCGTGTTCGCCGTGGTCGGCACCGTGATGGTCGGCATCATGAAGGGCTATCTGAACGACCGGCTCGACGAACAGCTCGCCAAGACCCAGATCAGCCAGGTGCCGTCGCTGCGCACCACGCACGGCGGGAAACCGCAGCAGGCCTACGGCTGGTTCTCCGCCGTCTTCGCGGTGCAGAACGGCGACGCGCTGCCGCAGGCGGGCGGTTCCCTGCCGCCGGACACGAAGGCACTGGCAAAGGTCGCCGAGGACGCGACGCGGACCGAGGTCCTGCGCACCGTCTACATCGAGGACAAGGGCACGTACCGGGTCCGGGCCTGCCCGATCGAACCGGCGCAGAACATCGTGCTGGTCAGCGCCGCGCCGCAGGCCGATCTGGACCGGACGGTCAGCCAGCTGATCATGGTCGAGGTCGTCGCGTTCCTGCTGGCGCTCGCGGTGCTGGTGATCGCGGGGCGGCTGGTGCTGCGGCGCGGGCTGCGGCCGTTGAGCGACATGGCCGGGACGGCGCACGACATCGCGTCGCACGACCTCACCACGAACGCCGATCTCCCGGTGCGCGCGCAGGCGAGTGGCGGCGGCGCCGAGGTCGAGGAACTGCGGACGGCGTTCAACGTCATGCTGGCGCACCTCGATTCCTCGCTGGTCGCGCGCCGGGAGGCGAACGAACGGCTGCGGCGGTTCATCGCCGACGCCTCGCACGAACTGCGCACACCGCTGACGTCGATCCGGGGCTACGCCGAGCTTTTCCGCTACGCAGCGGCGAACGAACCCGCCGAACGCGAGGCGCATCTGTCGAAGATCAGGGAAGAGACGCAGCGGATGAGTGTGCTCGTCGACGACCTCCTGCTCCTCGCGCGCCTCGACGCGCCGGAGACCGAGGCGCCGCTGCGGCTGGTCGGCGTCGATGTCGCCGAGCTGATCACCGACGCGGGGGAGGCCTTCGCCGCCGGACGCCCGGAGCATCCGCTGAGCATCGGCGCGTTACCGGAAGGTGTTGTCCTGCAAGCGGATCCGGTGCGCCTGCGGCAGGTGCTGGACAATCTGCTCGCCAATGCCGCGGTGCACACGCCGCCCGGGACGCCGGTCACGTTGTCGGCCACGGCTTCGGACTCGGAGGTCGTCCTGCGGGTGAGCGACGCCGGGCCCGGCATCCCGCCGGATGCACGGGAGCGGATCTTCGACCGGTTCTACCGGGTGGACACCGCCCGCACCCGCGGCAACGGCGGCACCGGGCTCGGGCTCTCGGTGGTGCTCTCGCTGGTTTCGGCGCACGGCGGGACGATCGAGGTCGAGAGCGTGCCGGGGGCGACGACGTTCACCGTGCGGCTGCCGCGCCACCGCTCGTGA
- a CDS encoding response regulator transcription factor, whose amino-acid sequence MNTENPVRLLVVDDEPHIADLVATVARYEGWQAVTAGSGEAALAKAAEFVPDIVVLDLMLPGIDGFTVLDKLREAGTAVPVVFLTAKDATADRVAGLTRGGDDYLVKPFSVEELMARLRAVLRRSTNQAKAAVLRVGDLTLNEDTREVARDGEPADLTPTEYELLRYLMRHSPSVMTKAQILDHVWEYDFGGRSNVVELVISHLRRKLDTGDEPLIHTVRGVGYVVRQASR is encoded by the coding sequence GTGAACACCGAGAACCCCGTGCGCCTGCTGGTGGTGGACGACGAGCCGCATATCGCCGATCTGGTGGCCACCGTCGCCCGCTACGAGGGCTGGCAGGCCGTGACCGCCGGATCGGGTGAGGCCGCGCTGGCCAAGGCGGCCGAATTCGTGCCCGACATCGTCGTGCTCGACCTGATGCTGCCCGGGATCGACGGGTTCACCGTGCTGGACAAGCTCCGCGAGGCCGGGACGGCGGTACCCGTGGTCTTCCTCACCGCGAAGGACGCGACCGCCGACCGGGTCGCCGGGCTCACCCGGGGCGGTGACGACTACCTCGTCAAACCGTTCTCCGTCGAGGAACTGATGGCGCGCCTGCGCGCGGTCCTGCGGCGGAGCACCAATCAGGCGAAGGCCGCGGTGCTGCGGGTCGGCGACCTGACCCTCAACGAGGACACCCGCGAGGTCGCCCGCGACGGCGAACCGGCCGACCTGACCCCGACCGAGTACGAACTGCTGCGCTACCTCATGCGGCATTCGCCTTCGGTGATGACGAAGGCACAGATCCTCGACCACGTCTGGGAGTACGACTTCGGCGGCCGGTCCAATGTGGTCGAACTCGTCATCTCGCATCTGCGCCGCAAACTCGACACGGGCGACGAGCCGCTGATCCACACCGTGCGCGGCGTGGGCTACGTCGTGCGCCAGGCGTCGAGATGA
- a CDS encoding bifunctional 2-polyprenyl-6-hydroxyphenol methylase/3-demethylubiquinol 3-O-methyltransferase UbiG, producing MTDYVTVNRANWDERAPAHAASADYGYEKFVADPTHLSGVVTFDRPLLGDVSGARGVHLQCHIGTDTLSLSRLGARMTGLDFSAPALEIARRLAAETGAEIDYHESDVYSAADVLGAGEFDLVYTGIGAICWLPDIARWGQVVGKLLKPGGRLFIRDMHPMLGTLDETQPLLTPRYPYFEQAEPLVFDEPGTYVDTDVSFQHNRTHEWNHGLGEIVTSLLDAGLTLTRLVEHDSVPWNALPGLMTLNEVTEEWRLTEDPQRLAASFTIEAVKAR from the coding sequence GTGACGGACTACGTGACGGTCAACCGGGCGAACTGGGACGAACGCGCTCCCGCACACGCCGCTTCGGCCGACTACGGCTACGAGAAGTTCGTCGCGGACCCGACGCACCTCAGCGGCGTGGTCACCTTCGACCGGCCGCTGCTCGGCGATGTCTCCGGGGCGCGCGGGGTGCACCTGCAGTGCCATATCGGCACGGACACGCTTTCCCTGTCCCGCCTCGGCGCGCGGATGACCGGCCTCGACTTTTCCGCGCCCGCGCTGGAGATCGCGCGGCGGCTGGCCGCCGAGACCGGCGCGGAGATCGACTATCACGAGTCCGATGTGTACAGTGCCGCCGACGTGCTGGGCGCCGGGGAATTCGACCTCGTCTACACCGGCATCGGCGCGATCTGCTGGCTGCCGGACATCGCCCGCTGGGGGCAGGTCGTCGGGAAGCTGCTGAAGCCGGGCGGACGGCTGTTCATCCGCGACATGCATCCGATGCTGGGCACCCTCGACGAGACGCAGCCGCTGCTCACACCGCGGTACCCGTACTTCGAGCAGGCCGAACCGCTGGTGTTCGACGAACCGGGGACCTATGTGGACACCGACGTTTCGTTCCAGCACAACCGGACGCACGAATGGAACCACGGGCTGGGCGAGATCGTCACTTCGCTGCTCGACGCGGGCCTGACGCTGACGCGGCTGGTGGAGCACGACAGTGTGCCGTGGAACGCGTTGCCCGGGCTGATGACCCTGAACGAGGTGACCGAGGAATGGCGGCTGACGGAGGATCCGCAGCGGCTTGCGGCGAGTTTCACCATCGAGGCCGTGAAGGCGCGCTGA
- a CDS encoding pyridoxamine 5'-phosphate oxidase family protein, with protein MSTPLSPTDRTTLGRKKDRALTDRSALYAVLDEGLICHLGIVRDGVPLVIPTGYGRDGNTLYLHGSTGARSMRDSDGVEVCVTVTLLDGIVYARSVNNHSMNYRSAVILGKAAAVTDRDRKMHGLHVLTDHLAPGSWEHARDINAKEFASVSVLELDLTEASVKMRGAGPDDPEDDVAADLSWAGVLPVRTVFGEPEPSADLVGEWTVPDHVKRRVG; from the coding sequence ATGTCGACCCCGCTCTCTCCCACCGACCGGACCACCCTCGGCCGCAAGAAGGACCGTGCGCTCACCGACCGCTCGGCGCTGTACGCGGTGCTCGACGAAGGCCTGATCTGCCATCTCGGCATCGTGCGCGACGGCGTCCCGCTGGTCATCCCGACCGGCTACGGCCGCGACGGCAACACGCTCTACCTGCACGGATCGACCGGAGCGAGGAGTATGCGCGACTCCGACGGCGTCGAGGTCTGCGTCACGGTGACCCTGCTCGACGGCATCGTCTACGCGCGCTCGGTCAACAACCACTCGATGAACTACCGCAGCGCGGTGATCCTGGGCAAGGCGGCCGCGGTCACCGATCGCGACCGGAAGATGCACGGCCTCCACGTGCTGACCGACCACCTCGCGCCCGGTTCGTGGGAACACGCGCGGGACATCAACGCGAAGGAGTTCGCGTCCGTGTCGGTCCTGGAGCTGGACCTCACCGAGGCGTCGGTGAAGATGCGCGGCGCAGGCCCCGACGATCCCGAGGACGACGTCGCGGCCGACCTCTCGTGGGCGGGGGTGCTGCCGGTGCGGACCGTGTTCGGGGAACCGGAGCCGTCGGCCGATCTCGTGGGCGAGTGGACGGTGCCGGACCATGTGAAGCGGCGCGTCGGGTAG
- a CDS encoding FMN-binding protein, translating to MKKTIVAATVALSAAGFLGVWLYEPGPLGTETVAVAAPAPSSPSADGGAAEGAERTIDGSVESNRYGTVQVRLVISAEDKISEVRLLQRPTSGRGVDAIPILQEETLTAQSADIDTVSGATSTSESYVKSLQAALDAR from the coding sequence ATGAAGAAGACCATCGTCGCGGCCACGGTCGCGCTGTCGGCCGCCGGCTTCCTCGGTGTGTGGCTGTACGAACCCGGCCCGCTCGGCACGGAGACCGTGGCCGTCGCGGCGCCCGCCCCGTCGTCGCCGAGCGCGGACGGCGGAGCGGCCGAGGGCGCCGAACGCACCATCGACGGATCGGTGGAGAGCAACCGGTACGGCACCGTCCAGGTGCGGCTGGTGATCTCCGCCGAGGACAAGATCTCCGAAGTCCGCCTGCTGCAACGGCCGACGAGCGGCCGCGGGGTCGACGCGATCCCGATCCTGCAGGAGGAAACGCTGACCGCGCAGAGCGCCGACATCGACACCGTCTCCGGCGCGACGTCGACGAGCGAGTCGTACGTCAAATCGCTGCAGGCGGCGCTGGACGCCAGATGA
- a CDS encoding FAD:protein FMN transferase, producing the protein MNRVEQVMGLPVSVDVRAGGELAGHAIDGVFGWLREVDARFSPFKAGSEVCRYDRGELSPSELSDDLLEVLSLCDHYERLSGGAFTARLPGRRLDPNAVVKGWAVQRAAALLVAEGLDVFCINAGGDVITSGEPEPGRAWRVGIRHPERPDAICAVVESSGGAVATSAEYERGAHILDGRTGRPPVGLLSVTVAADDLVTADSLATAAFAMGTEGIAWVASRPGCQVLVIDADRQVHRSPGLRLA; encoded by the coding sequence ATGAACCGCGTCGAACAGGTGATGGGGCTGCCGGTCTCGGTCGACGTCCGGGCGGGCGGCGAACTCGCCGGCCACGCCATCGACGGCGTCTTCGGCTGGCTGCGGGAAGTCGACGCGCGGTTCAGCCCGTTCAAGGCGGGCAGCGAGGTCTGCCGTTACGACCGCGGCGAACTCTCGCCGTCGGAGCTGAGCGACGACCTCCTGGAAGTGCTTTCGCTGTGCGACCACTACGAACGGCTGTCCGGCGGGGCGTTCACCGCCCGGCTCCCCGGACGGCGGCTCGATCCGAACGCGGTGGTCAAGGGCTGGGCGGTGCAGCGGGCGGCGGCCCTGCTGGTGGCGGAGGGACTGGACGTCTTCTGCATCAACGCCGGCGGGGACGTGATCACCTCCGGCGAACCGGAACCCGGCCGCGCCTGGCGGGTCGGCATCCGGCATCCCGAACGGCCCGACGCGATCTGCGCCGTGGTGGAATCGTCCGGCGGCGCCGTCGCGACCTCGGCCGAATACGAACGCGGCGCGCATATCCTCGACGGCCGGACCGGGCGCCCGCCCGTCGGGCTGCTGAGCGTCACGGTCGCCGCCGACGACCTCGTCACCGCGGATTCCCTCGCCACGGCCGCTTTCGCGATGGGGACCGAGGGGATCGCGTGGGTCGCGTCGCGGCCGGGCTGTCAGGTGCTGGTCATCGACGCGGACCGGCAGGTGCACCGGTCGCCGGGGCTGCGGCTGGCTTAA
- a CDS encoding NAD(P)H-dependent glycerol-3-phosphate dehydrogenase produces the protein MAEVQRVTVLGAGSWGTAFAKVLGDAGRDVTIWARRPEVAAEIRERHLNTSYLPGIGLPERITATADPAEALDGAQAVVLAVPSQTLRTNLSEWSGLLPSDAILVSLAKGVELGTLKRMSEVIAEIARVDDGQIVVVSGPNLAKEIALGQPAAAVLACTDHDNAKAIQRASFNQYFRPYTNTDVVGCELGGACKNVIALSCGMAAGLGLGANTVATLITRGLAEMARLGAKLGADPLTFAGLAGVGDLVATCSSPLSRNRTFGERLGRGDTLEQALAATGGQVAEGVKSCTSIRELAMSLGVDMPITDAMHRVCHEGVDPRRAGAELLGRSQKHEWS, from the coding sequence ATGGCCGAGGTCCAGCGGGTGACCGTGCTCGGCGCCGGATCGTGGGGGACGGCGTTCGCCAAGGTGCTCGGCGACGCGGGGCGCGACGTGACCATCTGGGCCCGGCGGCCCGAGGTCGCGGCCGAGATCCGGGAGCGGCATCTCAATACGTCCTATTTACCCGGTATCGGACTGCCGGAGCGGATCACCGCGACAGCCGATCCGGCCGAGGCCCTCGACGGTGCGCAGGCCGTGGTCCTCGCGGTGCCGAGCCAGACCTTGCGGACCAATCTGTCGGAGTGGTCCGGTCTGCTGCCCTCCGACGCGATCCTCGTCAGCCTCGCGAAGGGTGTCGAGCTGGGCACGCTCAAGCGGATGAGCGAGGTCATCGCCGAGATCGCGCGGGTCGACGACGGGCAGATCGTGGTCGTGTCCGGGCCGAACCTGGCGAAGGAGATCGCGCTGGGGCAGCCCGCGGCGGCGGTACTGGCCTGCACCGACCACGACAACGCCAAGGCGATCCAGCGGGCGAGCTTCAACCAGTACTTCCGGCCGTACACCAACACCGACGTCGTCGGCTGCGAGCTGGGCGGGGCGTGCAAGAACGTCATCGCGCTCAGCTGCGGGATGGCGGCGGGGCTCGGGCTCGGCGCGAACACCGTGGCCACGCTGATCACCCGCGGCCTCGCGGAGATGGCAAGGCTCGGCGCGAAACTGGGCGCGGACCCGCTGACCTTCGCCGGGCTCGCGGGCGTCGGCGACCTGGTGGCGACCTGTTCGTCGCCGTTGTCGCGCAACCGGACCTTCGGCGAGCGGCTCGGCCGGGGCGACACGCTGGAGCAGGCGCTGGCGGCCACCGGCGGCCAGGTCGCCGAGGGCGTCAAATCGTGCACGTCGATCCGGGAACTCGCGATGAGCCTCGGGGTGGACATGCCGATCACCGACGCGATGCACCGCGTGTGCCACGAAGGCGTCGACCCGCGGCGCGCGGGAGCCGAGCTGCTCGGGCGGTCGCAGAAGCACGAGTGGTCCTGA
- a CDS encoding 1-acyl-sn-glycerol-3-phosphate acyltransferase, giving the protein MARREKGGIWVGIAAALFYPATAIGKRVYRNAERIPREGGALLLLNHVSHMDPAVDAVFVHRQKRVPRFLGKESLTRAPLFGKIFVGAGQIPVSRGSAAAGDSLKAAHQALRDGKVVVIYPEGTITKDPDGWPKKPFTGAARLALETDVPVIPIARWGTNHIFNGYTKKFTPFPRKKITHLVGEPMDLSAYKEGSTRSASKLREVTDLMMTEITALLAEIRQEEPPAKKPEDDA; this is encoded by the coding sequence TTGGCCCGGCGTGAGAAGGGCGGCATCTGGGTGGGCATCGCCGCCGCACTGTTCTACCCGGCGACGGCCATCGGCAAGCGGGTCTACCGCAACGCCGAGCGGATCCCCCGCGAAGGCGGCGCGCTCCTCCTGCTCAACCACGTGTCCCACATGGATCCGGCGGTGGACGCGGTGTTCGTGCACCGGCAGAAGCGGGTGCCGCGGTTCCTCGGCAAGGAGAGCCTGACCAGGGCGCCGCTCTTCGGCAAGATCTTCGTCGGCGCCGGCCAGATCCCGGTCTCCCGTGGCTCGGCCGCCGCGGGCGACAGTCTCAAGGCCGCCCACCAGGCGTTGCGCGACGGCAAGGTCGTGGTGATCTACCCGGAGGGGACGATCACCAAGGACCCCGACGGCTGGCCCAAGAAGCCGTTCACCGGGGCCGCGCGGCTCGCGCTGGAGACCGACGTGCCGGTGATCCCGATCGCCCGCTGGGGCACGAACCACATCTTCAACGGCTACACGAAGAAGTTCACGCCGTTCCCGCGCAAGAAGATCACGCACCTGGTCGGCGAGCCGATGGACCTCTCGGCCTACAAGGAGGGTTCGACCCGCAGCGCGTCCAAGCTGCGCGAGGTCACCGACCTGATGATGACGGAGATCACCGCGCTGCTCGCGGAGATCCGGCAGGAGGAACCGCCCGCGAAGAAGCCGGAGGACGACGCCTGA